From Pararhodobacter zhoushanensis, the proteins below share one genomic window:
- a CDS encoding AAA family ATPase, with translation MRFSSTDTYIATDDLTMAVNAAVTLERPLLVKGEPGTGKTELARQVADSLGLDIIEWNIKSTTRAHQGLYEYDAVSRLRDSQLGEDRVHDVRNYIKKGKLWQAFEAGKKVVLLIDEIDKADIEFPNDLLQELDRMEFFVYETGETIRAEIRPIVIITSNNEKELPDAFLRRCFFHFIRFPEPEVLAQIVKVHHPGIKDMLLSTALTQFFELRETPGLKKKPSTSEMLDWLKLLLAEDLQPEDLKRDGVNALPKLHGALLKNEQDVHLFERLAFMARRQPGR, from the coding sequence ATGCGCTTTTCCTCGACCGACACCTATATCGCCACCGATGACCTGACGATGGCTGTGAACGCCGCCGTAACGCTGGAGCGGCCTTTGCTGGTCAAGGGCGAGCCGGGAACGGGCAAGACAGAACTGGCGCGTCAGGTTGCCGACTCACTCGGACTGGACATCATCGAGTGGAACATCAAATCCACCACCCGCGCGCATCAGGGGCTCTATGAGTACGACGCCGTCAGCCGGCTGCGCGACAGCCAGCTGGGTGAAGACCGCGTCCATGACGTGCGCAACTATATCAAGAAGGGCAAGCTGTGGCAGGCCTTCGAGGCGGGCAAGAAGGTCGTGCTGCTGATCGACGAGATCGACAAGGCCGACATCGAATTCCCCAACGATCTGCTGCAAGAGCTGGATCGGATGGAGTTCTTTGTCTATGAGACCGGCGAGACGATCCGCGCCGAGATCCGGCCGATCGTCATCATCACCTCGAACAACGAGAAAGAGCTGCCCGACGCGTTCCTGCGCCGGTGCTTCTTCCACTTCATCCGCTTCCCCGAACCCGAGGTGCTGGCGCAGATCGTCAAGGTCCACCATCCCGGCATCAAGGACATGCTGCTCTCGACCGCGCTGACCCAGTTCTTCGAACTGCGCGAAACGCCGGGGCTGAAGAAGAAACCCTCGACCAGCGAGATGCTGGACTGGCTGAAGCTGCTGCTGGCCGAAGACCTGCAACCCGAAGATCTCAAGCGTGACGGGGTCAATGCGCTGCCCAAGCTGCACGGGGCGTTGCTGAAGAACGAACAGGACGTGCACCTGTTTGAACGCCTTGCCTTCATGGCACGCCGCCAACCGGGTCGGTGA
- a CDS encoding thioredoxin family protein, with product MLRRDFLMLTAAVSLMPLAARAEFVPYTPGLAEDAMARGDRIILNFYATWCSTCARQQRVMEQLRAETPAYDSQLTLIHVDWDTYGNGTLAQRFAVPRRSTIIALKGEVELGRTVAGTSVRDIQGLFDLALNA from the coding sequence ATGCTGAGACGCGACTTTCTGATGCTGACCGCTGCCGTATCCCTGATGCCGCTGGCCGCCCGCGCCGAGTTTGTCCCCTACACCCCGGGTCTGGCCGAAGACGCCATGGCGCGCGGCGACCGGATCATTCTGAATTTCTACGCCACCTGGTGCTCGACCTGCGCACGCCAGCAGCGGGTCATGGAACAGCTGCGCGCCGAGACCCCGGCCTATGACAGCCAGTTGACGCTGATCCATGTCGATTGGGATACCTATGGCAACGGTACGCTGGCACAACGCTTCGCGGTACCACGCCGCTCGACGATCATCGCGCTGAAAGGCGAGGTCGAGCTGGGTCGAACGGTTGCGGGAACCTCGGTCCGCGACATTCAGGGATTGTTCGACCTGGCGCTTAACGCCTGA
- a CDS encoding cytochrome c biogenesis CcdA family protein, which yields MDILLGFLAGALTLLNPCVLPVLPIVLASATAADRRGPLYLMAGMASSFVLIGLALARLGPSIGLTPETVEGAAALVMVAFGLVLLVPALNTRFASATAGLANHADTRITHLDQSGPWGMALGGVLLGAVWSPCIGPTLGGAIALAASGDGLAQAAAIMVAFALGVCAVMLALAYGARNALQRRAALMRRIAQAAKPVLGVSFVLVGLGLWFGIHRLLEAWAIQTLPNWFNDLSILI from the coding sequence ATGGATATTCTTCTCGGCTTTCTCGCCGGCGCGCTGACGCTGCTGAACCCCTGCGTGTTGCCGGTGCTGCCCATCGTACTGGCCTCGGCCACCGCCGCCGACAGGCGCGGGCCGCTTTATCTGATGGCAGGCATGGCCAGCAGTTTTGTGCTGATCGGGCTGGCGCTTGCCCGGCTGGGGCCGTCGATCGGCCTGACGCCGGAGACGGTCGAGGGTGCCGCAGCGCTGGTCATGGTCGCCTTCGGCCTGGTGCTGCTGGTGCCGGCGCTGAACACCCGCTTTGCCAGCGCGACCGCCGGGCTGGCAAACCACGCGGACACGAGGATCACGCACCTTGACCAGTCCGGCCCTTGGGGCATGGCGCTTGGTGGCGTGCTTTTGGGCGCTGTCTGGTCGCCCTGCATCGGCCCCACGCTGGGCGGTGCCATCGCGCTGGCCGCCAGCGGCGACGGGCTGGCGCAGGCCGCCGCGATCATGGTCGCCTTTGCGCTCGGTGTCTGCGCGGTAATGCTGGCGCTGGCCTACGGCGCGCGAAACGCCCTGCAACGCCGCGCCGCGCTGATGCGGCGCATCGCCCAAGCAGCGAAACCGGTGCTGGGCGTGAGTTTTGTGCTGGTGGGGCTGGGCCTGTGGTTTGGCATCCACCGTCTGCTGGAAGCCTGGGCGATCCAGACATTGCCCAACTGGTTCAACGACCTGTCCATCCTCATCTGA
- a CDS encoding YbfB/YjiJ family MFS transporter, whose product MNETNTANPWLVLTGLSLGVLVTNGFARFAYGLILPAMRADLDWTYAQAGWLNTANALGYILGAAGTMLALRRRGPAGLFAAGLVMTALSLVATGLVPALWWQSLWRFIAGLFGALSFSTAGALAARLWANDPKRNALGIGILFGSGGGMAIVLAGATLPLMLAEWGDSAWPWAWLIVGGLSLLCVPLGLWAALKAPPVPRRDVNAPALPLARMLPQFAGYAGFGLGYIVYLTFLSAWMKEQAASALQVALVWVLLGACISLSPLLWRGVFARHASGRPLALVLTGIAVGSALPVLWPTLPGLVVSAMVFGSCVFMAPSAVTNFTRQNLPSESWGSAIALFTLVFAVAQTVGPYAAGMLGDHAGSIGVALLAGSAVLLVGAAIVSRQKPL is encoded by the coding sequence ATGAACGAGACGAACACGGCCAATCCGTGGCTGGTGCTGACCGGGCTGTCGCTGGGCGTGCTGGTCACCAACGGCTTCGCGCGCTTTGCCTACGGTCTGATCCTGCCCGCGATGCGCGCCGATCTGGACTGGACCTATGCACAGGCAGGCTGGCTGAACACGGCCAATGCGCTGGGGTATATTCTGGGCGCGGCGGGAACGATGCTGGCGTTGAGGCGACGCGGACCCGCCGGGCTGTTCGCGGCCGGTCTGGTGATGACGGCGCTGTCGCTGGTCGCCACAGGTCTGGTGCCGGCGCTGTGGTGGCAGAGCCTGTGGCGGTTCATTGCCGGGCTGTTTGGCGCGCTGTCGTTTTCGACCGCCGGAGCGCTGGCTGCGCGGCTCTGGGCAAACGACCCCAAGCGCAATGCGCTGGGGATCGGTATCCTGTTTGGCTCGGGCGGCGGCATGGCAATTGTGCTGGCCGGGGCGACGCTGCCGTTGATGCTGGCCGAATGGGGCGACAGCGCCTGGCCCTGGGCCTGGCTGATCGTCGGGGGCTTGAGCCTGCTCTGCGTCCCGCTGGGACTGTGGGCGGCGCTGAAAGCGCCGCCGGTGCCGCGCCGCGACGTCAACGCCCCTGCCCTGCCATTGGCGCGCATGCTGCCCCAATTCGCGGGCTATGCCGGGTTCGGGTTGGGGTACATCGTCTATCTCACCTTCCTGTCGGCCTGGATGAAGGAACAGGCCGCGAGTGCGCTGCAGGTGGCGCTGGTCTGGGTGCTGCTGGGCGCGTGCATTTCGCTGTCGCCCCTGCTCTGGCGCGGCGTGTTTGCGCGCCACGCCAGCGGGCGACCGCTGGCGCTGGTGTTGACGGGCATCGCCGTCGGTTCGGCCCTGCCCGTCCTGTGGCCGACGCTGCCGGGGCTGGTCGTCTCGGCCATGGTGTTCGGCTCTTGCGTCTTCATGGCCCCAAGTGCTGTGACCAATTTCACCCGCCAGAACCTGCCGTCCGAAAGCTGGGGCAGCGCCATCGCCCTGTTCACGCTGGTCTTCGCTGTGGCGCAGACTGTCGGCCCCTATGCGGCGGGGATGCTGGGCGACCATGCGGGCAGTATCGGCGTGGCGCTGCTGGCGGGATCGGCGGTCCTGCTGGTCGGCGCTGCGATCGTGTCGCGCCAAAAGCCTCTCTAG
- a CDS encoding response regulator: MDSASWRPADMFTVSKDILHRVEAKTDREGEINVAPKSPEFSSVDLAKLPEIRTLVLDDSSFDRKRICRMGNGLDLKLRIEEATSVQGLKECLDRQNFDLFLIDYKMPGSDGLSALDVIRNHKSQSGAVSIMISGQADQRIAVSAMKNGCQDFIMKSDISPDYLQGTVLSALSGSRQFSRYFGDPKPVVNLDEIRNFMQIALEDSYVRSLLRETLQDGLRDVVRTVGVNFGLPPEADMAQFFLDAEQPDSFLFR, translated from the coding sequence TTGGACAGCGCCTCGTGGCGGCCGGCGGACATGTTTACGGTTTCTAAGGACATTTTGCACAGAGTCGAGGCGAAGACTGACCGAGAGGGGGAAATCAACGTGGCGCCAAAATCACCTGAATTCTCCTCTGTCGACTTGGCGAAACTGCCGGAAATTCGCACACTCGTGCTGGACGACAGCAGCTTTGATCGCAAACGTATCTGTCGGATGGGAAATGGTCTCGATTTGAAGCTGCGCATCGAAGAAGCGACATCTGTTCAGGGCTTGAAGGAATGCTTGGATCGGCAGAATTTTGATCTGTTTCTTATCGATTACAAGATGCCGGGATCGGATGGTCTTTCTGCACTTGACGTCATTCGCAACCACAAAAGCCAGTCCGGGGCCGTTTCCATCATGATATCGGGGCAGGCCGATCAACGCATCGCCGTGAGCGCGATGAAAAACGGGTGCCAGGATTTCATTATGAAGTCGGATATTTCACCCGACTACCTGCAGGGAACCGTCCTCTCTGCACTGAGTGGCTCGCGACAGTTTTCTCGATACTTTGGTGACCCGAAGCCCGTGGTGAATCTGGATGAAATTCGCAATTTCATGCAGATCGCGCTTGAAGATTCTTATGTGCGCAGCCTCTTGCGTGAAACGCTCCAGGACGGTCTGCGCGATGTGGTTCGTACCGTCGGCGTGAACTTCGGTCTGCCTCCTGAAGCGGATATGGCTCAGTTTTTCCTCGATGCCGAACAGCCGGACAGTTTCTTGTTTCGGTAA
- the pheS gene encoding phenylalanine--tRNA ligase subunit alpha, with protein MDQLRETYLARISAAADAAALEEVRLAALGKKGEISLMMRELGTMSPEERQTTGKALNQLRDELDSALRARKTTMEDAALDERLKAEWLDVTLPARHRARGTIHPVSQVTEECTAIFADMGFRVAEGPQIETDWYNFDALNIAPEHPARQEHDTFFMHRAPGDNRPPHVLRTHTSPVQIRAMQEQGAPIRVIAPGRVYRMDMDQTHAPMFHQIEGMAIDRDISMANLKWVLEEFFTAFFGTKVKTRFRASHFPFTEPSAEVDIQCSWVNGQLRVGEGDGWLEVLGSGMMHPKVLRAGGIDPDQWQGFAFGMGIDRMAMLKYGIPDLRAFFESDLRWLRHYGFGALEAPSVHAG; from the coding sequence ATGGATCAGTTGCGCGAAACCTATCTGGCCCGTATTTCGGCCGCTGCCGATGCGGCCGCGCTGGAGGAGGTGCGGCTTGCCGCACTGGGCAAAAAGGGCGAAATCAGCCTGATGATGCGCGAGTTGGGCACAATGTCGCCCGAAGAGCGCCAGACCACCGGCAAGGCGCTGAACCAGCTGCGCGATGAACTGGACTCGGCCCTGCGTGCCCGCAAGACCACGATGGAAGACGCGGCGCTCGACGAACGGCTGAAAGCCGAATGGCTGGACGTGACGCTGCCTGCCCGCCACCGCGCGCGCGGCACCATCCATCCGGTCAGCCAGGTGACCGAGGAATGCACGGCGATCTTCGCCGACATGGGTTTCCGCGTGGCCGAGGGCCCGCAGATCGAAACCGACTGGTACAATTTCGACGCGCTCAACATCGCGCCAGAGCATCCGGCGCGCCAAGAGCACGACACGTTCTTCATGCACCGCGCGCCCGGCGACAACCGCCCGCCGCATGTGCTGCGCACGCATACCTCGCCGGTGCAGATCCGCGCCATGCAGGAGCAGGGCGCGCCGATCCGCGTGATCGCGCCGGGCCGCGTCTACCGCATGGACATGGACCAGACGCACGCGCCGATGTTCCACCAGATCGAGGGTATGGCGATTGATCGCGATATCTCGATGGCGAACCTCAAATGGGTGCTGGAGGAATTCTTCACCGCTTTCTTCGGCACCAAGGTGAAAACCCGCTTCCGCGCCTCGCATTTCCCGTTCACGGAACCCTCCGCCGAGGTGGATATCCAGTGCTCCTGGGTCAACGGGCAATTGCGCGTGGGCGAGGGGGACGGTTGGCTGGAAGTGCTCGGCTCGGGCATGATGCATCCCAAGGTGCTGCGCGCCGGGGGCATCGACCCCGACCAGTGGCAGGGCTTTGCCTTTGGCATGGGCATCGACCGGATGGCGATGCTGAAATACGGCATCCCCGACCTGCGCGCGTTCTTCGAGAGTGATCTGCGCTGGCTGCGGCATTATGGCTTTGGTGCGCTCGAAGCGCCGAGCGTGCACGCCGGGTAA
- a CDS encoding S1 family peptidase: MWRSLSAALAFSAVAALPALAQSPSFAHQRVEARALAAAEAGTAPTPSIVGGWAVSNRGYNRHFRWVVALVTSGADPFQGQFCGGSLIAPQWVLTAAHCLPGLSPSAVQVLTDSPLLSTGGTMIDVNAIYSHPDYEAGPELNDIGLLHLATPVDLPLAVPATVAAMRAIGRPGMRLNAIGWGDMGDGAGNYPDRLQRVVVPITTRRRCRTNYADGAITDSMMCAGLHRGGLDACQGDSGGPLSAAINGQWFVIGITSWGDGCARPHLPGVYTRVSHFQQWIAATMNRHDSRAD; encoded by the coding sequence TTGTGGCGCAGCCTGAGCGCGGCTCTGGCGTTCAGCGCGGTGGCGGCGCTGCCCGCGTTGGCGCAGAGCCCCAGTTTTGCCCATCAACGTGTCGAGGCGCGGGCCCTCGCTGCCGCTGAGGCTGGGACAGCGCCAACCCCCTCGATCGTGGGCGGTTGGGCCGTCAGTAACCGGGGATACAACCGGCATTTTCGCTGGGTTGTCGCGCTGGTTACCTCCGGGGCCGATCCGTTTCAGGGGCAGTTCTGCGGCGGTTCGCTGATCGCGCCGCAATGGGTGCTGACCGCAGCGCATTGCCTGCCGGGACTGTCCCCGTCGGCTGTGCAGGTGCTGACGGATTCGCCCCTGTTGTCCACGGGCGGCACGATGATCGACGTTAATGCGATCTATTCCCACCCCGATTACGAGGCCGGGCCCGAGCTTAACGACATCGGCCTGTTGCATCTGGCCACGCCGGTCGACCTGCCGCTGGCCGTGCCTGCCACCGTCGCCGCCATGCGCGCCATTGGTCGCCCGGGTATGCGGCTGAACGCAATCGGCTGGGGCGATATGGGCGACGGTGCCGGGAATTATCCTGACCGCCTGCAGCGTGTGGTCGTGCCGATCACCACCCGGCGGCGCTGCCGGACCAACTATGCTGACGGTGCCATCACCGACAGCATGATGTGCGCGGGCCTGCATCGCGGCGGACTTGATGCCTGCCAGGGAGATTCGGGCGGTCCCCTGTCGGCGGCAATCAATGGCCAATGGTTTGTGATTGGCATCACCAGCTGGGGCGATGGCTGCGCGCGGCCCCATCTGCCGGGGGTTTATACGCGGGTGTCGCATTTCCAGCAGTGGATCGCGGCGACGATGAACCGGCACGACAGCCGCGCCGACTAA
- a CDS encoding sensor histidine kinase — protein sequence MHSQSSVSSGTGPLANASGDDDDFAYVISHDLKNSIRALIEVPQWIAEDLEAAGHSIKGTLGENLELLNVHAKRLDQMLSDLLVYSRIGRGQKTGRSDLAAAVATVCADQPIPHDVQMNVALETPTIDICDRDLLTLLGALLSNAVRHRDADMHHIWIESGSEGGGTVLSFRDDGPGVRPEFRERIFHAMTTLKSRDEVEGSGMGLAHVHKILKVHGGHLAWVDQPDGRGVGFKLWFPDHGCEET from the coding sequence GTGCACAGTCAATCGAGCGTCAGCTCTGGGACCGGACCGCTCGCCAATGCGAGCGGGGACGACGACGATTTCGCCTATGTGATCAGCCATGATCTGAAGAATTCCATCCGCGCCTTGATCGAGGTGCCACAATGGATTGCAGAGGATCTTGAGGCGGCCGGACACAGCATCAAGGGCACGCTGGGCGAGAATCTTGAACTTTTGAATGTCCATGCCAAACGGTTGGATCAGATGCTTTCCGATCTTCTGGTCTATTCGCGTATCGGTCGAGGACAAAAAACCGGCAGAAGTGATTTGGCGGCGGCGGTTGCCACTGTTTGTGCCGACCAACCAATTCCCCACGATGTTCAAATGAATGTGGCCTTGGAGACGCCGACGATAGACATCTGCGATCGGGACCTTTTGACCTTGCTGGGTGCCTTGCTGTCCAACGCCGTGCGCCACCGCGATGCTGACATGCACCATATCTGGATCGAATCCGGATCAGAAGGCGGCGGAACAGTGCTGTCCTTTCGCGACGATGGTCCCGGCGTCCGGCCTGAATTCCGCGAACGGATATTTCACGCAATGACAACATTGAAGTCGCGCGATGAGGTGGAAGGAAGCGGCATGGGCTTGGCGCATGTCCATAAGATCTTGAAAGTCCATGGTGGTCACCTTGCCTGGGTTGATCAGCCAGACGGGCGTGGTGTGGGCTTCAAGCTATGGTTTCCCGACCATGGGTGCGAAGAAACGTAG
- the dksA gene encoding RNA polymerase-binding protein DksA produces MKPESFLPDNYKPAEDEPFMNDRQLEYFRRKLLAWKDEILVDNKETLADLANSTRNLPDVADRASEETDRALELRTRDRQRKLVSKIDAALRRIENGEFGYCEMTGEPISLRRLDARPIATMTLEAQERHERSERVHRDD; encoded by the coding sequence ATGAAGCCGGAAAGTTTTCTTCCTGACAATTACAAGCCCGCTGAAGACGAGCCGTTCATGAACGATCGTCAGCTCGAGTATTTTCGTCGCAAGCTGCTGGCTTGGAAGGACGAGATCCTCGTGGACAACAAAGAGACCCTGGCGGATCTCGCGAACTCCACCCGCAACCTCCCCGATGTCGCCGACCGCGCCAGCGAAGAGACCGACCGCGCGCTGGAACTGCGCACGCGGGACCGTCAGCGCAAGCTGGTCTCCAAGATCGACGCGGCCCTGCGCCGGATCGAGAATGGCGAGTTCGGCTATTGCGAGATGACCGGCGAGCCGATTTCGCTGCGTCGCCTTGATGCGCGCCCCATCGCCACGATGACGCTGGAGGCGCAGGAACGCCACGAACGCAGCGAGCGCGTCCACCGCGACGACTGA
- a CDS encoding ATP-binding protein, with translation MLGRLLKPFLPRGLFWRAALIVFVPVATILLVVSLAFIQRHYDGVTRQMTGNFVLVADHLRDEVDAAPDRATAEARAAALALVFDLNATVVPTAPPTATAEDLPFYDLSGRLAIRELERGLPEMTSVLLRRADVSLWMTTRYGQLQLDFGLGRISARNPHQMLVLTLVIGLGMGFVSFIYLKNQMRPMQRLARAAEAFGRGQTLPYRPAGATEVRAAGAAFLEMRERIERHIEQRTLLLSGISHDLRTPLTRMRLALSMFDDEPEAQALLADVAEMEALIDRFLDFTRSEAEEPVSPTDLGALVAQRVHEAARLGRSVDLIGAPEGPILPLRPQLLARAVDNLIGNALRYGRKARVSVTSAQGWAIISVEDDGPGIEPQHYDRAIRPFVRLDPARGASRGAGAGLGLAIVADAMRSHGGRLDLARGETPDFGGLLARLMLPQGRR, from the coding sequence ATGCTTGGCCGCCTGCTCAAACCGTTTCTGCCCCGCGGCCTGTTCTGGCGCGCCGCGCTGATCGTTTTTGTGCCCGTGGCAACGATTCTCCTGGTCGTCTCGCTGGCTTTTATCCAGCGCCACTATGACGGTGTGACGCGGCAGATGACCGGCAACTTTGTGCTGGTTGCGGATCACCTGCGCGATGAGGTCGACGCCGCCCCCGACCGCGCCACGGCCGAGGCGCGGGCCGCCGCGCTGGCGCTGGTGTTCGATCTGAACGCCACAGTGGTGCCGACGGCACCGCCAACCGCAACAGCCGAGGATCTGCCGTTTTACGATCTCTCGGGCCGTCTGGCGATCCGCGAACTTGAACGGGGGCTGCCCGAGATGACCTCGGTGCTGCTGCGGCGTGCCGATGTGTCGTTGTGGATGACCACACGGTATGGGCAATTGCAGCTCGATTTCGGGCTTGGCCGGATCTCGGCGCGCAACCCGCACCAGATGCTGGTGCTGACCTTGGTGATCGGGCTGGGGATGGGGTTCGTGTCGTTCATCTATCTGAAGAACCAGATGCGTCCCATGCAGCGTCTGGCCCGCGCGGCCGAGGCCTTTGGCCGCGGCCAGACACTGCCGTACCGGCCCGCCGGGGCGACCGAGGTGCGCGCGGCGGGGGCGGCGTTTCTGGAGATGCGCGAAAGGATCGAGCGCCATATCGAGCAGCGCACCCTGCTGTTGTCGGGTATCAGTCACGACTTGCGGACACCGCTGACGCGGATGCGTCTGGCCCTGTCAATGTTCGACGACGAGCCCGAGGCGCAGGCGTTGCTGGCCGATGTCGCCGAGATGGAAGCGCTGATCGACCGCTTCCTCGATTTCACCCGCAGCGAGGCCGAGGAACCGGTCTCGCCGACCGATCTGGGCGCGCTGGTGGCGCAACGGGTGCATGAGGCGGCGCGTCTGGGGCGTTCGGTCGACCTGATCGGCGCGCCGGAAGGTCCGATTCTGCCGCTGCGGCCGCAACTTCTGGCACGGGCGGTGGACAATCTGATCGGCAATGCGCTGCGCTATGGGCGCAAGGCGCGTGTATCGGTCACGTCTGCGCAGGGATGGGCGATCATCTCGGTCGAAGACGATGGCCCGGGTATCGAGCCGCAGCACTATGACCGCGCGATACGGCCGTTTGTGCGCCTCGACCCGGCCCGCGGTGCCTCACGCGGGGCCGGGGCCGGGCTGGGCCTTGCTATCGTCGCGGACGCGATGCGCAGTCATGGCGGAAGGCTGGATCTGGCGCGGGGCGAGACGCCGGACTTTGGCGGGTTGCTTGCGCGGTTGATGCTGCCGCAAGGGCGCCGCTAG
- a CDS encoding FAD-dependent monooxygenase — MPQDGSALLSGHRALILGAGVAGLATATALRRFGAQVAILEQAPAITEVGAGLQISPNGTRVLRALGIDPAEIGDLSEAVELRNRSGRLVTRLDLPQDPGFFLCHRADLIAALERAMRASGTEVQLLQKVTGIALVEGGARVTTGVGARHDTPLLIGADGLQSPLRAALNGAAQPFFTGQVAWRATIPGDGGARVAQIFTGPGQHLVSYPLRGGALRNIVAVQERQSWAAEGWNHPDDPEALRAAFASFGGPVPGWLAAVRAPFLWGLFRHPVARHWHDSAGRAVLVGDAAHPTLPFMAQGANLALEDAWALASALAATPDDPAAALSAYAKRRAPRAAKVVAEANRNARNYHLRAPLAPVAHAILRAGDRLAPGLALRRYAWIYDHDVTAP; from the coding sequence ATGCCCCAAGACGGAAGCGCTCTGCTGTCCGGCCACCGTGCTCTGATTCTGGGTGCCGGTGTCGCCGGGCTTGCCACCGCGACGGCGCTGCGCCGCTTCGGCGCGCAGGTCGCAATTCTGGAACAGGCCCCCGCGATAACCGAGGTCGGCGCGGGGTTGCAGATCAGCCCGAACGGCACGCGCGTGTTGCGGGCTCTGGGCATTGATCCCGCCGAAATTGGCGATCTTTCAGAGGCGGTCGAGCTGCGTAATCGCAGCGGGCGGTTGGTCACGCGGCTGGACCTGCCGCAAGATCCCGGGTTTTTCCTCTGCCACCGGGCAGACCTGATTGCGGCGCTCGAGCGTGCCATGCGGGCCTCGGGGACCGAGGTGCAGTTGCTGCAGAAAGTCACGGGAATCGCGCTGGTTGAGGGAGGCGCGCGCGTCACCACAGGTGTCGGCGCGCGCCATGACACGCCGCTGCTGATCGGTGCCGACGGGCTGCAGTCGCCCCTGCGCGCCGCCCTCAATGGAGCGGCGCAGCCGTTCTTTACCGGTCAGGTGGCGTGGCGGGCGACGATCCCCGGCGATGGCGGTGCGCGCGTCGCACAGATTTTCACCGGTCCCGGCCAACATCTGGTCAGCTACCCGCTGCGCGGCGGGGCGCTGCGCAACATCGTCGCCGTGCAAGAGCGCCAGAGCTGGGCGGCTGAGGGCTGGAACCATCCCGACGATCCCGAGGCCCTGCGCGCTGCATTTGCCAGCTTTGGCGGGCCTGTGCCGGGGTGGCTTGCGGCGGTGCGTGCCCCCTTCCTTTGGGGTCTGTTCCGCCACCCGGTCGCCCGGCACTGGCACGACAGCGCCGGGCGCGCGGTCCTGGTCGGCGACGCCGCACACCCGACGTTGCCCTTCATGGCTCAGGGCGCCAATCTGGCGCTCGAGGATGCCTGGGCGCTCGCCTCGGCGCTGGCCGCGACCCCCGATGACCCGGCCGCGGCCCTGAGCGCCTACGCCAAACGCCGCGCTCCCCGCGCTGCCAAAGTCGTCGCCGAAGCCAACCGTAACGCGCGCAATTACCACCTGCGCGCGCCTCTGGCCCCCGTGGCTCACGCCATCCTGCGGGCTGGCGACCGGCTAGCGCCGGGGTTGGCCCTGCGGCGGTATGCGTGGATTTATGACCATGATGTCACCGCCCCATAG